A genomic window from Vitis riparia cultivar Riparia Gloire de Montpellier isolate 1030 chromosome 18, EGFV_Vit.rip_1.0, whole genome shotgun sequence includes:
- the LOC117907953 gene encoding uncharacterized protein LOC117907953, whose product MLLVSQAASGGLSGRACCSFSPPPKFSKPKPTLFSNRKSSRRTLHITLAKADGGLDSTPAAKQIPSDSNPSLPLNNDPTVFVGQESLPLEGVIQFEKPNATASRLEKWGRVALLAGGDVLALILFSAIGRFSHGFSVIDFETLRTADPFIAGWTLSAYFLGGYGDDGRGMNGLSKAVLAAAKSWALGIPLGLIIRAATSGHIPSSNFILVTMGSTGFLLIGWRALLFSIFPNDKSKKNDEYRRGSPFELFELLTSLVRRW is encoded by the exons ATGCTTCTGGTGAGCCAAGCAGCAAGCGGGGGTCTATCAGGGAGGGCGTGTTGTTCGTTTTCCCCCCCTCCCAAATTCTCAAAGCCAAAACCAACCCTCTTCTCTAACCGCAAGAGCTCTAGAAGAACCCTTCATATCACACTGGCAAAGGCAGATGGCGGCCTCGATTCCACTCCTGCAGCCAAACAGATTCCTTCCGATTCTAACCCTTCACTTCCCCTCAATAATGACCCAACTGTTTTCGTGGGTCAGGAAAGCCTTCCTCTGGAAGGCGTCATTCAATTCGAGAAACCCAATGCTACTGCGTCGCGTCTGGAGAAGTGGGG TCGAGTGGCCCTGCTAGCCGGCGGGGATGTGTTGGCGTTAATTTTGTTCTCTGCAATTGGAAGATTCAGCCATGGGTTCTCTGTCATTGACTTCGAAACTCTGCGTACAGCTGACCCTTTTATTGCAG GATGGACTCTGAGTGCTTACTTTCTCGGAGGTTATGGCGATGATGGTCGTGGCATGAATGGTCTGTCTAAGGCTGTACTTGCTGCTGCCAAATCATGGGCTTTGGGCATTCCT TTAGGATTAATTATAAGGGCAGCAACATCAGGCCATATTCCTTCATCTAATTTTATCTTAGTGACCATGGGAAGCACTGGTTTCTTACTTATTGGATGGAGAGCACTATTGTTCAGCATTTTCCCTAATGATAAGAGcaagaaaaatgatgaatatCGGCGTGGCAGCCCATTTGAGCTTTTTGAG TTGCTCACATCATTAGTACGGAGATGGTGA